The following coding sequences are from one Planctomycetota bacterium window:
- a CDS encoding rubredoxin — MEKYKCTVCGYLYDPEKGDPGAGVEPGTPFDKLPEEWTCPVCGADKSYFEKDG; from the coding sequence ATGGAAAAATATAAGTGCACCGTATGCGGGTATCTTTACGACCCGGAAAAAGGAGACCCGGGAGCAGGCGTTGAGCCCGGCACCCCTTTTGACAAATTGCCCGAGGAATGGACCTGCCCGGTATGCGGAGCGGATAAATCTTATTTCGAAAAAGACGGTTAG
- a CDS encoding TlpA family protein disulfide reductase, which produces MRKKDFLISILLIAALFGCPRRDDSSKAKEPTPYDIAKITMEEKAPDFTLKDLNGREIKLSDYKGKTVMLVFSTTWCPHCREEIPHLKEVYSKYPPKDFTLLNIDVQESHEKVSSFVKANEIPYPVLLDEKGAVAAAYNVAGVPNIMVVDKNGVIVCKSCRGVDTILNSLLSGR; this is translated from the coding sequence ATGAGAAAAAAGGATTTCTTGATAAGCATATTGTTGATAGCCGCTTTATTTGGCTGCCCGCGCCGGGATGATTCATCCAAGGCCAAGGAGCCAACCCCTTATGATATTGCCAAAATAACCATGGAAGAAAAAGCGCCCGATTTTACCCTCAAGGATTTAAACGGCAGGGAAATTAAACTAAGCGACTATAAAGGTAAAACAGTGATGCTGGTCTTCAGCACTACCTGGTGCCCGCATTGCCGTGAGGAAATACCCCACCTCAAAGAAGTATATTCCAAATACCCGCCCAAGGATTTTACCCTGCTTAATATAGATGTCCAGGAAAGCCATGAAAAGGTTTCTTCATTCGTTAAAGCGAACGAAATCCCTTATCCGGTGCTCTTGGATGAAAAAGGGGCTGTTGCCGCCGCATACAATGTCGCGGGCGTCCCGAATATTATGGTGGTTGATAAAAATGGCGTTATTGTTTGCAAATCATGCCGCGGTGTTGATACTATCCTTAATAGCTTATTAAGCGGCCGCTAA
- a CDS encoding 2-oxoacid:acceptor oxidoreductase subunit alpha, producing MKDFSVLIGGKAGDGINQAGMIIARILTRLGHYIYIYYDYPSLIRGGHNFSIIRMSENKIAAHTDKIDCLVALNQETFDLHKNRLNGNGIIIYDSDTVSIAKCPGDCTALPLTAISKEEKATPVMRNSIAIGALCKALGIEEKIFTEVFNKHAGKGLELNLKLASRGYEMSKKVIEIKASSGKPLPILTGNEAVSLGLLKGGLDAYIAYPMTPVSSILHYLAGLQKDFDINVIHPENEISVILMAAGFAYAGKKAAVGSSGGGFCLMTEGVSLAGMAELPIAIVMGQRPGPSTGMPTYSSQTELHFILNAGQGEFMRFVVAPGDAEDAYAWSSFALNAAWKYQTPSFILIDKTLGEGTFSFDIESIDKLKGLEPVLSRLPASTRLGEPARQEDKQEPYKRYLNTRDGISPLMFPPNKEAIIKVNSYEHDESGITTEESAPVSVMQEKRMRKGEYLAKELDNYETVKNYGDKNSTTAILCWGSNKGVCVEIAEKLGLKVIQPVVLSPFPVSQFKKALEGVKNIIAVENNITGQLVRLINMYGFQVTNSINKYDGRPFSIDELEGMIRKLLK from the coding sequence ATGAAAGATTTCTCGGTCCTTATCGGAGGCAAGGCCGGCGACGGCATAAACCAGGCCGGCATGATAATCGCCCGCATCCTTACCCGCCTGGGTCATTATATTTACATATATTATGATTACCCCTCGCTCATCAGAGGCGGGCATAATTTTTCCATCATCCGTATGTCGGAAAATAAAATCGCCGCGCATACGGATAAAATAGACTGTCTCGTGGCCTTAAACCAGGAGACTTTCGACCTCCATAAAAACCGGCTGAACGGAAACGGGATTATCATTTACGATTCCGATACGGTTTCCATAGCCAAGTGCCCGGGGGATTGCACGGCGCTTCCTTTGACCGCGATAAGCAAGGAGGAAAAAGCAACGCCCGTAATGCGCAATTCTATTGCCATCGGCGCCCTTTGCAAAGCGCTCGGCATAGAAGAAAAAATATTTACTGAGGTCTTTAATAAACACGCGGGCAAAGGCTTGGAACTTAACCTAAAGCTTGCCTCCCGCGGTTATGAAATGTCCAAAAAGGTTATCGAGATTAAAGCATCTTCCGGCAAACCCTTGCCAATCCTGACCGGTAACGAAGCGGTCAGCCTGGGCCTGCTCAAAGGCGGACTGGATGCTTATATCGCCTATCCGATGACGCCGGTTTCCAGCATTCTCCATTACCTGGCAGGATTGCAAAAGGATTTTGATATCAACGTCATCCATCCGGAAAATGAAATCAGCGTCATTCTCATGGCGGCCGGATTCGCCTATGCCGGGAAAAAGGCTGCCGTTGGGTCCTCAGGCGGCGGTTTTTGCCTGATGACGGAAGGCGTCAGTTTAGCCGGAATGGCTGAATTGCCTATTGCCATTGTCATGGGACAGCGCCCCGGGCCTTCGACCGGCATGCCCACTTATTCATCACAGACCGAACTCCACTTTATCCTTAATGCCGGCCAGGGCGAATTCATGCGCTTTGTAGTCGCCCCCGGCGATGCCGAAGATGCCTATGCATGGTCTTCTTTCGCCCTTAATGCCGCCTGGAAATACCAGACGCCCTCTTTTATACTCATAGACAAAACTCTGGGCGAAGGCACGTTCTCATTCGATATCGAATCCATAGATAAACTGAAAGGCCTTGAACCGGTTTTGTCCCGCCTGCCCGCTTCGACGAGACTAGGCGAGCCGGCGAGGCAGGAGGATAAACAAGAGCCTTATAAAAGATACCTGAATACAAGGGATGGAATTTCGCCGTTAATGTTTCCTCCAAATAAAGAGGCGATTATAAAAGTAAATAGCTACGAACACGACGAATCCGGCATTACCACCGAGGAATCCGCGCCCGTCAGCGTCATGCAGGAAAAAAGGATGCGTAAAGGCGAATATCTTGCCAAAGAGCTGGATAATTACGAGACGGTAAAGAATTACGGGGACAAAAACTCAACGACCGCTATTTTATGCTGGGGCTCGAATAAAGGAGTCTGCGTGGAAATCGCCGAAAAACTCGGGTTAAAAGTGATTCAGCCGGTTGTCCTTTCTCCTTTCCCGGTCAGCCAATTCAAGAAGGCGCTTGAAGGCGTGAAAAATATCATCGCGGTGGAAAACAATATCACCGGACAACTTGTCAGGCTTATTAATATGTATGGATTCCAGGTGACTAATAGCATCAATAAGTATGATGGAAGACCATTCAGTATAGATGAACTTGAGGGGATGATAAGGAAGTTATTAAAATGA
- a CDS encoding thioredoxin family protein, with protein MLTEIMSNELAEKVFHTNTPAAILFSSTYCGTCKKVTARIETIAGGYGKINFFKLDVTKNPQDLAQYQILHIPTLVFFKGHDELDRMNGDITEDKIKEGLNKLI; from the coding sequence ATGTTGACGGAAATTATGAGCAATGAACTGGCTGAAAAGGTTTTCCACACCAATACGCCCGCGGCGATTCTCTTTTCATCAACTTACTGCGGAACCTGCAAGAAGGTCACCGCCCGGATTGAAACCATTGCCGGCGGTTACGGGAAAATAAATTTCTTTAAGCTGGATGTCACCAAAAACCCACAGGATTTAGCGCAATATCAAATCCTGCACATCCCGACCCTGGTGTTCTTTAAAGGGCATGATGAGCTGGACCGCATGAACGGCGATATCACTGAAGATAAAATCAAAGAGGGCTTGAATAAGTTAATCTAA
- a CDS encoding sulfite exporter TauE/SafE family protein, with translation MDNLLQTLEGYIQGPFILAYLAVYAAGILVSFTPCVYPVIPMTVAFIGGQSQGSRLKGLGLSVFYVLGMAITYTVLGSIAALTGMLFGRIQTNPWTYFIVANICILLGLSMLEVFELPLPSFLNKLQPKGAKRGFIGSFLVGAASGLVLGPCTAPVLAVLLAIIASQQNVAFGISLLFIFALGMGTLLIIIGAFTGLLSNMPHADAWMVKIKKLFGWILIATGEYFLIMSGKMFV, from the coding sequence ATGGATAACTTGCTGCAAACGTTGGAAGGATACATACAAGGACCTTTTATCCTGGCGTATCTGGCCGTCTACGCGGCCGGAATACTGGTCAGCTTTACCCCGTGTGTTTATCCGGTAATCCCTATGACCGTGGCGTTTATCGGCGGCCAAAGCCAGGGCTCCAGGCTGAAAGGCTTGGGCCTTTCCGTGTTTTATGTTTTGGGCATGGCGATAACTTATACAGTTCTTGGAAGCATCGCTGCTCTTACCGGGATGCTCTTCGGCCGCATCCAGACCAATCCCTGGACTTATTTTATCGTTGCCAATATATGCATCCTTTTGGGATTATCCATGCTGGAGGTTTTCGAACTGCCTTTGCCGTCGTTCCTTAATAAATTACAGCCGAAAGGCGCCAAGCGCGGCTTTATCGGCAGTTTCCTGGTTGGCGCCGCATCGGGCCTGGTTTTGGGCCCTTGCACGGCGCCTGTCCTGGCGGTTTTGTTGGCGATAATCGCCTCCCAGCAAAACGTGGCTTTCGGCATAAGCCTTTTATTCATATTTGCGTTAGGCATGGGAACCTTATTGATAATTATCGGAGCCTTTACAGGTTTATTGTCAAATATGCCCCATGCGGATGCCTGGATGGTTAAGATTAAGAAATTATTCGGATGGATTCTTATCGCTACCGGAGAATATTTCCTGATTATGTCCGGTAAAATGTTCGTTTGA
- a CDS encoding 2-oxoacid:ferredoxin oxidoreductase subunit beta, whose product MSIKELGTYAKNTWCPGCGNFAILNTIKMVLDELKAETGSLQNVVMISGIGCHAKIVDYVNVNSFYSIHGRVVPVAEGIKLANPGLKVIGFAGDGDAYGEGLEHLLFAAKRNIDITMIIHNNRVYGLTTGQYTPTSPLGFKGRSTPFGTMEKPINPLEIMLSSGATFIARGYSNKMDLLKDTMKQAIMHKGFSVVDVLQVCATFYNMYDYYNSKTYELFNHKPDDYASALAKIREWDYNSDSPIGLGVFYKKEEPVFDDKFRMVSPEKPDRQTRINELLKESI is encoded by the coding sequence ATGAGCATCAAAGAATTAGGCACTTATGCGAAAAACACCTGGTGCCCGGGTTGCGGGAACTTTGCCATCCTGAATACCATAAAGATGGTCCTGGATGAGCTAAAGGCGGAAACCGGCTCCTTGCAAAACGTGGTTATGATTTCAGGAATCGGATGCCATGCCAAGATTGTTGATTACGTTAATGTGAATAGCTTCTATTCCATTCACGGAAGGGTGGTCCCGGTAGCAGAAGGGATTAAGCTCGCCAATCCCGGCCTAAAAGTAATCGGCTTTGCGGGCGATGGCGATGCCTACGGAGAAGGGCTGGAGCATCTCCTCTTCGCCGCCAAGCGCAATATTGATATCACCATGATAATCCATAATAACCGGGTTTACGGGCTGACCACCGGGCAATACACCCCGACCTCTCCTTTGGGCTTTAAAGGGCGCTCCACCCCGTTCGGCACCATGGAAAAGCCGATTAATCCTTTGGAGATAATGCTCTCAAGCGGCGCCACCTTCATCGCGCGCGGCTATTCCAATAAAATGGACCTGCTCAAAGACACCATGAAGCAGGCGATAATGCATAAAGGATTTTCTGTCGTAGACGTCCTGCAGGTCTGCGCCACCTTTTATAATATGTATGATTATTATAATAGCAAGACTTACGAACTGTTTAATCATAAACCTGATGATTATGCATCTGCGCTTGCCAAGATAAGGGAATGGGATTACAATTCGGATTCACCGATTGGCTTGGGCGTATTTTATAAGAAAGAAGAGCCGGTGTTTGATGATAAATTCCGGATGGTTTCTCCGGAAAAGCCGGATCGGCAAACCCGTATAAATGAATTGTTAAAGGAGTCTATATAA